The following proteins are co-located in the Paenibacillus sp. JNUCC32 genome:
- a CDS encoding amino acid ABC transporter permease, translated as MSMDYIVQIGKPMLEGAQTTILLFLISILVSIPLGFVFTLMVRSAIKPLAWLANAYIYVFRGTPLLLQLLFFCFGLPVLPVIGEYLVLDRFVAACLAFVLNYAAYFAEIFRGGLLAIDKGQYEASKVLGLNRWQTTTKVILPQMFRVALPAVSNESITLVKDTALLYAVAVPELLHFAYTAVNRDFTIMPFVIAGVIYLLMTLVLTLLFKYLERRFKYE; from the coding sequence ATGAGTATGGATTACATCGTTCAAATCGGCAAACCGATGCTGGAGGGCGCGCAGACCACGATCCTGTTGTTCTTGATTTCCATTCTGGTCTCCATACCGCTCGGGTTTGTGTTCACGTTAATGGTTCGAAGCGCAATCAAGCCGCTGGCTTGGTTGGCCAATGCCTATATATATGTTTTTCGAGGTACCCCGCTGCTGCTGCAGCTGCTGTTCTTCTGCTTTGGGCTGCCGGTGCTGCCGGTGATCGGAGAATATCTCGTTTTGGATCGTTTTGTAGCCGCATGCTTGGCATTCGTGCTGAACTATGCCGCTTATTTTGCGGAAATCTTCCGCGGAGGACTCTTGGCGATTGACAAGGGGCAATATGAAGCGTCTAAGGTGCTGGGCCTGAACCGCTGGCAGACGACCACGAAAGTAATTCTGCCCCAGATGTTCCGCGTAGCCCTGCCTGCGGTATCCAACGAATCCATTACGCTGGTAAAAGATACGGCGCTGCTGTATGCGGTGGCGGTACCGGAGCTGCTGCACTTCGCGTATACGGCGGTCAATCGGGATTTCACGATAATGCCGTTTGTTATTGCGGGCGTGATATACCTGCTGATGACGCTTGTGTTAACGCTGCTGTTTAAATATCTGGAACGCCGATTCAAATATGAATAG